In Runella sp. SP2, the genomic window TGGTACCCGAATAACTTTGTAAAAGCATTTCTTGAACTCCCGCCGCAAAGGCAAAATTCCCTTCTAAGGTAAACGGACGGTATGTGAATTTGGACAAACCCGATTTGGTTTGGTCGCCGTTGGCATGAAACGAATTAGGCAAGCAGAAAGCCGAGGCAAACGTTCGGAGGGTTTTTGCCGCCCCTGCGCCATCTTTAGCACGCGCTTTTAGGCTGCCTAGCCAAGCGTAGGAGTAGCCGCACCACCAATCGGGGCCGATGGAATCGAGCAAGGCTATGCTTTTTTTGATGATTTTTTGGTCGCGTTCGCCCTTTTCCCACTGAATATCACCCAACGGATGAATCGCCATCATGTGCGAAAAATGGCGGTGCGATTGCGCATACGCCAGCGACGGAGAAACCTTCAATTCCAAACTGTCCGACAACGCATAATCGGCCATTTGTTTGTTCAGTTTTTTCCAACGGGCTACGTCCTGCGTCAAATTTAGTTCGGTGGCCAATTCTTCGGCTTTGCCAAACGCAAAACGCATCAGCGACAAATCGTAATTGGTATTTTCCGAAAACCACGCCGTTACTCGGTTGTCGTTGATTTCGGGGCTGGAGCCTATCGGCAGTTGGCGTTTCCAATCGTCGTTTAGAATGGTATTTTTTTCAAGAAAAGTGGCTACTTGTTTAAACCACGGATACGCTCGCTCCTGCAAAAAACGGCGATCCATGCTGTAGCGCCACTGAAGGTAAAAATGCTGCGACAACCAAGCCGACACCGTTGGCGAAAAAGAATACTGAATCCAACCTCCCATAGGCACCCCTGTAAGTGTGGTCACGCCTGGGACATTAATTCCGTCGGTTTGATAAAACCACTTGGTGTATTCGCGGTACGCCGCGCGATTGCCGTCGAGGTGGTCGAGGTAGCCCATTGCTTCGTCGAGGTGGTTGGAGGCATAGCTCGGCCAGTAACTTAGCTGGGTGTTGAGGTCATGGTGAAAATCCCCTTTCCACGGCGGAAGGCGGCCATTGTCGGCCGTCCACACGGCTTGCAGCGAAATGGGCGGCGCTCCTTTGCGGGCCGTACTGCCAAATTTGTATTGTTCGAGGTAGTATTGTTTTTCGAGCAGTGGGTCGGGCAATTTGAGGCTTGATTTTCCCCAAAAATTTTTCCACCAACTCAAGTGCGGAAGCATCGCTTTTTCGTACGACATCGCCGTGGCCGTCAGTTCATTGGCAGGTGTTTTAGGCTTGTTGGGGTAGTGCGCCGAAATACTCCACACACCTTCCCACGTTTTGTCGGCCACTTCTTTCCAACGGACACTTACTTCGTATTCAAAATCGCCCCAACCTTTTTGGCGGTACGTAGCCGACTTTGAGTTTTGTTTTACTTTCCCTTGTTTATACCCCAACCGTGCCAAATCGTCGCCAGCTACCGAACCGCCAGCTGTTTTGTCCACTTCGCCTTCGTATTTGGGGGCTAGCAGCTGAATATCAAACTCTTTAACGCCTTCCAACCGAAAATACCCAAACGGCAAATTGGCATGAACAAAAGAGGTAAGGCGCGCTCCATTCGCCCATTTTACTTCTGCCACCGCCTGTTGAATGTCCAGACGCGCACTGGTTACGGCGCCCCATTCTTTAGCAGCTATTTCGAAGGCTGCTCCAGGGATTTTGCTGGGGGCAGGTTCTTTTTCGTAGGGTACGTCACCGTATTCCTGAACTGTTTTGTAGTTATTTTTCTTGATTTGTTCTTGAACCCACTTGTAGGTAAACTCAGGCTTTTTCATGCCTTCCATTGGGCGTAAGTCCCAAAGTTCGGCATGGTCGAGCGAAAAACGTAGCTTATCGTCTTTTTGCCAAATCAACTCTCCCACAAAACCATTCCCCAACGGCAATGCCTCGTCCCAACGCGTCGGAAGTTTATCAAAAACAAGGTCGTGGCTGGCCGACACTTGTGCCGAAATAGTGGTGTGTAGGCTACCCATCAGGAAAAGTAGCAACCCTAAAAAGCGTTTGGACATGGGTCAGAGTTTATGCTAAAAGTGACTTCAACGCCCCAATTTACCAAGCAATGCCCAATTTTTTACATTAGAAAAATATTAAAGCGTTTCAAGTGACTTAACGAGGTTTTGAGAAACCTCTGTTTTCGGTTAGGAGTAACCGAAAACACTCGCTGTAATTAACCGAAAGCACTTGCTATGAGTAACCGAAAACACTCGCCACCACCTATGCTCGGTTATCAACAAAAAAGCGCCGAGGTGGTTTCCTCGACGCTTTTTACAAGGCTGAATCGCCTTAGTCTTGCGGATGTTTCGTCATCGAATTGTTAGACGCCTTCGAATCGTCATTTTTTGTGTTATTATCACTCAAAATATCTGGCTCATATACAATAATTGCCTTGTACTGAGGAGGAAACTCATCGCTTGGCTTGAAGGTGGGGCGCTCGTACGAAAAACTAAAAGAGGCATTTGCATTTAGGTTTTGAAAGGGAAATAGCTTTACCATTTTTCGATTTGTGCTGCTATATTCCTCCCAAAGCTGAACATTTTGCTGGTTGCTTCCGCTTTCATAATTCATTAAACCCAAGTTTTTGACGGTGACTGTAACACGCATTTTGTCGCCTGTATTAAGTTTTAGAAATGAAAAACGGATGTCATCAATGGCAGGGTCAATAGTACCTAAGCGACCTGAGTTGGCTCCCCGAATCGCCGCAGCAGAGGGGTCGGCGAGTTTAGGCTGAATCTGGCTCGTTTGAGAAAACACTGCAGAAGAAACTGCCAAAAGTGCTATGAGAATGTAAGAAAAAAATGAAGGTTTCATGGAAGTAGTTGTTATTAAAAGTAAAGAAAATTCAGGAACGAGGAGTTAACACGCGCGGCTTAACAGTGAAGCGAATCGAACGGCTGCAATTTCCATCACGCCCTGTGACTGACCTTCCCGTTGCCATCAACATGACATCGTAGGTTTCGTTTACATTTCGAAAAGTATATCGAAATTCGTTGCTCGTAGAAGTCTGATTGTAAAGCACTTCATTCCGACTATTGGTAATATACAGTGAGAAATGCCCCTGACAACCCGAACGCACTGGCAGTGTAGGTATAATAAACTGTACGGGTTGTGTGGGGCTGGGCGGCAATTCTAAATCTCGTGAAATCATGACGCCAACAGTGCCATAAATTGCCTTAGAACCCAGCATAAAGTTGGAGGTAACAGCCTCAGAAAAGCAGCGACAAATACGGCTATCGGGCGACTGAGCTACGGCCTGGTTGTTTTCTAAAAACAACCCTACTACGGCACAAACGAGGGTGATAAGATATTTCATGTCTGATTAGGGAGCTTTAGCGAAAAGTAGCTTCAAAAGGGCGATTATTTCCATCAAATCGTACCAACGGGCGGCCTGTCTGAGCAAATACAACACGCTCTTGGTCACTGCTTTTGGCTACCACCCGAAGCAAATCGACGTTCCAATTATCCCCTCCTATTCCTCCTCCAAAAGTGGTTTGGAGCATCACACATTTGATTTGGCTCAATGGAGCTGCACGGCGAAGGGTCAGCGGTACATTTTCGGTATAATTGTCCATCCAACGGACATTTTTATTGATATTGGCATACACATCCGTTGACCCATCGGCATATTTTACAATCACATTGACATTGTCATTACCGCCACGCAAGTCGTCGCCACCTGTGCCTATTTCAATCAGTAATTGGCGCACCAATCCATCGTTGGCCAGAGGGGTTGGAGAAATGACAGGTGGACGCACAGTTGTATATTTTTTATCTACGAAGTACGTGAGCCACTTATTCGCTGGACGTTCTTGATAGTAGTAATTTTGGGCGGCAACATTGACGCGCAGCGTCTGTGTTTCGTTCGGATAATTGGGATCATAGATAAAGATTTTAAAATCTTCTTTATTATCGCCCAAATCCCCTCTGTAACGTCCCAAATCATACCCTATAGCCAAGACCTGATGATGAGGGCCTACCCCGCCATTTCCGCTTTTAAATAACCCTAGTGGAACTGGGCTTCCTGAGCGCATCATTTCGACCAATTCTTGTATCCTGCCACCATTGGTTCCTTGCAG contains:
- a CDS encoding glycosyl hydrolase family 95 catalytic domain-containing protein, translating into MSKRFLGLLLFLMGSLHTTISAQVSASHDLVFDKLPTRWDEALPLGNGFVGELIWQKDDKLRFSLDHAELWDLRPMEGMKKPEFTYKWVQEQIKKNNYKTVQEYGDVPYEKEPAPSKIPGAAFEIAAKEWGAVTSARLDIQQAVAEVKWANGARLTSFVHANLPFGYFRLEGVKEFDIQLLAPKYEGEVDKTAGGSVAGDDLARLGYKQGKVKQNSKSATYRQKGWGDFEYEVSVRWKEVADKTWEGVWSISAHYPNKPKTPANELTATAMSYEKAMLPHLSWWKNFWGKSSLKLPDPLLEKQYYLEQYKFGSTARKGAPPISLQAVWTADNGRLPPWKGDFHHDLNTQLSYWPSYASNHLDEAMGYLDHLDGNRAAYREYTKWFYQTDGINVPGVTTLTGVPMGGWIQYSFSPTVSAWLSQHFYLQWRYSMDRRFLQERAYPWFKQVATFLEKNTILNDDWKRQLPIGSSPEINDNRVTAWFSENTNYDLSLMRFAFGKAEELATELNLTQDVARWKKLNKQMADYALSDSLELKVSPSLAYAQSHRHFSHMMAIHPLGDIQWEKGERDQKIIKKSIALLDSIGPDWWCGYSYAWLGSLKARAKDGAGAAKTLRTFASAFCLPNSFHANGDQTKSGLSKFTYRPFTLEGNFAFAAGVQEMLLQSYSGTINVFPAVPADWTEASFRDLRAEGAFLVSATRTGGNVDEIQLYSEKGGVARLKLPFKTHLVKVQQGMIVKPIDETEIEIVAQKGGKIVLKNGYE